The following are from one region of the Paenibacillus sabinae T27 genome:
- the clpP gene encoding ATP-dependent Clp endopeptidase proteolytic subunit ClpP, translating into MSLVPMVVESTNRGERSYDIYSRLLKDRIIFLSNAIDDDVANLVIAQLLFLAAEDPEKDIHLYINSPGGSVTAGMGIYDTMQYIKPDVSTICVGMAASMGSLLLTAGAPGKRYALENSEVMIHQPLGGVQGQASDIWIHADWILKTRQKLNQIYVDRTGQPLEKIERDTDRDNFMSAEEAKAYGLIDEILASPIKS; encoded by the coding sequence ATGAGTCTGGTACCAATGGTTGTGGAATCGACGAATCGAGGAGAGCGCTCATACGACATCTACTCCCGATTGCTCAAGGACCGCATCATTTTCCTGAGCAACGCGATTGATGATGATGTTGCCAATCTGGTTATTGCCCAATTGCTCTTTCTGGCAGCCGAGGACCCTGAAAAGGACATCCACTTGTACATCAATTCACCCGGTGGTTCTGTGACAGCCGGCATGGGTATATATGATACGATGCAATATATCAAGCCAGATGTTTCAACAATTTGCGTAGGGATGGCAGCCAGTATGGGATCGCTGCTGTTAACGGCCGGGGCACCGGGCAAAAGATATGCGCTTGAAAACAGCGAGGTTATGATTCATCAACCGCTTGGCGGCGTTCAAGGTCAGGCGTCGGATATTTGGATTCACGCAGACTGGATTCTCAAGACGAGACAGAAGCTGAATCAAATTTATGTAGATCGCACCGGACAGCCCCTTGAAAAAATCGAGCGCGATACGGATCGCGACAATTTCATGAGTGCGGAGGAAGCAAAGGCTTACGGCCTGATTGACGAGATTCTGGCTTCACCGATC
- the tig gene encoding trigger factor, with amino-acid sequence MKATWEKIEKNLGVLEVEVDAERVAQALDKAFNKVVKKANVPGFRKGKVPRPIFESRFGVESLYQDAIDILLPEAYGEAVEQTDIFPVDRPEVDIEQFGKGQSFKFKAKVTVKPEVTLGQYKGIEVPAQKAEVTEEELNAELTRLQERHAELVVIEDAPAAKGDIAVIDFDGYVDGEAFEGGKAERHSLELGSNSFIPGFEDQVIGLSTGDSKDVEVTFPEEYQAEHLAGKPAVFKVKLHEIKRKQLPELDDEFAKDVSEFETLAEYKEDLKKQLESRKAEELKGAKENAVVEKAAANAEVEIPEAMIESEIQTMVRDFDLRLRQQGMNMDMFLSFSGQTQDDLRAQMKNDAEKRVLNNLVLEVIAKEENIKVSDEEFEEELSKMAETYKRSAEEIRGILAANGSLDSLRDEISLRKTIDFLVENSTEVEAPAEEASAE; translated from the coding sequence ATGAAAGCAACTTGGGAAAAAATAGAGAAGAACCTTGGCGTTCTTGAAGTTGAAGTAGACGCGGAGCGTGTAGCGCAAGCTCTCGACAAAGCCTTTAATAAAGTCGTTAAGAAAGCCAACGTACCGGGTTTCCGCAAAGGAAAAGTACCGCGGCCGATTTTTGAATCCCGTTTTGGCGTGGAGAGCCTTTATCAAGACGCCATCGACATTCTGCTGCCGGAAGCTTATGGCGAAGCGGTTGAGCAAACCGACATTTTCCCAGTTGACCGTCCTGAAGTAGATATCGAGCAATTCGGCAAAGGACAATCCTTCAAGTTTAAGGCGAAAGTTACAGTTAAGCCTGAAGTAACGCTCGGCCAATACAAAGGAATTGAAGTTCCTGCGCAAAAAGCCGAAGTAACGGAAGAAGAGCTGAACGCTGAACTGACTCGCCTGCAAGAGCGTCATGCCGAGCTGGTAGTTATCGAAGACGCACCGGCAGCTAAAGGCGATATCGCTGTGATCGATTTCGACGGATATGTCGACGGCGAAGCATTCGAAGGCGGCAAAGCGGAGCGCCACTCCCTGGAGCTGGGAAGCAATTCCTTCATCCCGGGCTTTGAAGATCAAGTCATCGGTTTGTCTACCGGCGATTCCAAAGACGTGGAAGTAACTTTCCCAGAAGAATATCAAGCCGAGCATCTTGCCGGCAAACCGGCCGTATTCAAAGTGAAACTGCATGAGATCAAGCGCAAACAGCTTCCGGAGCTGGACGACGAGTTCGCGAAGGACGTTAGCGAGTTCGAAACGCTGGCCGAGTACAAGGAAGATCTGAAGAAGCAACTGGAATCTCGCAAGGCGGAAGAGCTGAAAGGCGCGAAAGAAAACGCCGTTGTCGAGAAAGCCGCTGCCAATGCGGAAGTGGAAATTCCGGAAGCCATGATCGAGAGCGAAATTCAGACCATGGTTCGCGATTTCGACCTGCGTCTTCGTCAACAAGGCATGAACATGGACATGTTCCTCAGCTTCTCCGGCCAAACGCAGGATGATCTGCGTGCGCAAATGAAGAATGATGCCGAGAAACGCGTTCTCAACAACCTGGTTCTCGAAGTGATTGCCAAGGAAGAGAACATCAAGGTTTCCGATGAGGAGTTTGAAGAAGAGCTCTCCAAAATGGCTGAGACTTACAAACGCTCCGCTGAAGAAATTCGCGGCATTCTTGCGGCAAACGGATCGCTGGACAGCCTGAGAGACGAGATCTCCCTCCGCAAGACGATCGATTTCCTTGTTGAGAACAGCACGGAAGTTGAAGCTCCGGCTGAAGAAGCAAGCGCCGAATAA
- the pstA gene encoding phosphate ABC transporter permease PstA, producing MSSFSRSRNTARSIRFDKLATWGFYGLGALVMLLIFWLLFTILSKGLPGLDFSFLIRQPEEIDTGGGIGPVLFNSFYILLISLVISIPIGLGAGIYMAEYAPDNAFTGALRICVESLSSVPSIVFGLLGLAIFAEYFGIGLTILGGGVSLALLNLPMLARVTEEAVRAVPGELREAGYALGLTKFYCIRKIVLPVALPSIITGICLVAGRAFGESAVIILTAGLSTSGEMWDFNLLSPGETLAVHLWYVQSEAIVEDAKQIADKSAAVLVIVVLLINLAFRAPLWWVKRGKGQ from the coding sequence ATGAGCAGCTTCTCCCGTTCGCGGAACACCGCACGGTCCATCCGGTTTGACAAGCTGGCGACATGGGGCTTTTACGGCCTCGGGGCTTTGGTGATGCTCCTGATTTTTTGGCTGCTGTTCACCATCTTGAGCAAAGGGCTGCCCGGCCTCGATTTCTCATTTCTGATCCGCCAGCCTGAGGAGATTGATACCGGGGGCGGCATTGGCCCCGTGCTGTTCAACTCTTTTTATATCCTGCTGATCTCCTTGGTCATTTCGATTCCGATCGGTCTGGGCGCGGGGATTTACATGGCGGAGTATGCGCCGGACAACGCTTTTACCGGAGCGCTGCGGATTTGCGTCGAATCTCTGTCGTCCGTGCCTTCCATTGTCTTCGGTCTTCTCGGTCTGGCAATATTTGCAGAGTACTTCGGAATTGGCCTGACCATTCTCGGCGGCGGCGTCAGTCTGGCGCTGCTGAATCTGCCGATGCTGGCGCGGGTAACGGAGGAAGCGGTGCGGGCTGTTCCAGGCGAGCTGCGCGAGGCGGGCTATGCGCTGGGTCTGACGAAATTTTACTGCATCCGTAAAATCGTGCTGCCCGTCGCGCTCCCGTCCATCATTACGGGCATCTGCCTGGTCGCCGGCCGCGCATTCGGTGAATCGGCGGTAATTATCCTGACGGCGGGCCTCAGCACCTCGGGGGAAATGTGGGACTTCAATCTACTCTCTCCGGGAGAGACGCTGGCCGTGCATTTATGGTATGTGCAATCCGAAGCGATTGTCGAGGATGCCAAGCAGATTGCCGATAAATCGGCGGCGGTGCTCGTTATCGTCGTGCTGCTAATCAATCTGGCGTTCCGTGCCCCGCTGTGGTGGGTCAAGCGCGGGAAAGGGCAGTAA
- the pstC gene encoding phosphate ABC transporter permease subunit PstC — protein sequence MAQQSYEPNPAVQSIRTKAVSGRRHLRHLLANTAARYYFLFSILALCFVLALVILFIGKTALLLFGQVSPVKFFLSFDWTPEEDRFGAAAFILNTLSLTALTLLISVPVSVGMAVLTAEIAPAWLKRLIRPILDLLVGIPSIVYGYLGLTVLLPLLRRASGEGLGDGLLAAALVLALMVLPTIARISDDAITAVPRKYRDAAYALGSTRLQVIMRVVLPAAGRGILTAVILGMTRAIGETMAVVMVIGNTPQLAKTLFTPASVLTSNIVMQISNVEFDSTWNYALHMMAFLLLLISFLLILIVRFLGRKRREG from the coding sequence ATGGCACAACAGTCCTATGAACCGAACCCTGCGGTACAAAGCATCCGTACCAAGGCGGTTTCGGGCAGACGTCATCTTCGGCATTTGCTTGCAAATACTGCTGCCCGCTATTATTTCTTGTTCAGTATTTTGGCGCTCTGTTTCGTACTGGCGCTGGTTATTCTCTTTATCGGCAAAACGGCGCTGCTGCTCTTCGGTCAGGTCTCGCCGGTCAAATTCTTCCTCTCGTTCGACTGGACGCCGGAGGAAGACCGGTTCGGGGCAGCGGCCTTTATTTTGAACACCTTGTCGCTTACCGCGCTCACGCTGCTGATTTCGGTTCCCGTCTCGGTGGGCATGGCGGTGCTGACCGCCGAAATCGCGCCGGCCTGGCTCAAGCGCCTGATCCGTCCGATTCTTGATCTTCTCGTCGGCATTCCTTCTATTGTATACGGTTATCTTGGCTTGACCGTCCTCCTGCCGCTGCTTCGGCGCGCCAGCGGGGAAGGCCTCGGGGACGGCCTGCTGGCGGCGGCGCTTGTGCTGGCGCTGATGGTGCTGCCAACCATTGCCCGGATCAGCGACGATGCGATCACCGCTGTGCCGCGCAAATACCGCGATGCTGCCTATGCGCTCGGCTCCACCCGGCTGCAGGTCATTATGCGCGTGGTGCTGCCGGCTGCCGGCAGAGGAATTCTGACGGCGGTGATTCTCGGGATGACGCGGGCGATCGGCGAGACGATGGCTGTCGTGATGGTAATCGGCAACACGCCTCAGCTCGCGAAGACTCTCTTTACACCGGCGTCGGTGTTAACGAGCAACATCGTGATGCAGATTTCCAACGTGGAATTCGATTCCACCTGGAACTATGCCCTGCACATGATGGCTTTCCTGCTATTGTTGATTTCGTTCTTACTAATACTGATTGTCCGTTTCTTGGGACGCAAAAGGAGGGAAGGATAA
- a CDS encoding phosphate ABC transporter substrate-binding protein translates to MKFFKKITFTALAAVFAVSASFAGGASAAGKLSGKITVNGSTALLPLTLQAAKEFQRTNPKVRIAASGKGSVTGPQAVKKGIADIGACDWDASTDVPGFKAFSGQVANKVAVIPFATIVNKNVGVDNLTTDQLKGIFSGKITNWKQVGGADADIVVITRAFGSGTRVNYQAKALAGGDIVKKEKNYKEVGSSGDMKTAVGTTPNAIGYIDLVYVSGDVKAVKFNGVAATTDNVINGSYKIWAYGYYMTKGQPTGAVKAFIDYVQSKKFQQGSLKKLKFIPISAMK, encoded by the coding sequence ATGAAATTTTTCAAAAAAATCACATTTACAGCTTTGGCTGCCGTATTCGCTGTTTCGGCATCTTTCGCGGGAGGAGCATCCGCAGCAGGTAAGCTTTCGGGCAAAATTACGGTTAACGGTTCGACAGCTCTGCTGCCGCTGACGCTGCAGGCCGCCAAGGAATTCCAAAGAACGAATCCTAAAGTAAGAATCGCCGCTTCCGGCAAAGGCTCTGTTACCGGACCGCAAGCCGTCAAGAAAGGCATCGCCGATATCGGCGCGTGCGACTGGGATGCCAGCACCGACGTTCCCGGCTTCAAAGCATTCAGCGGACAAGTAGCGAACAAGGTTGCGGTTATTCCTTTTGCTACGATCGTGAACAAGAATGTCGGTGTAGACAACCTGACTACCGATCAGCTGAAGGGCATTTTCTCCGGTAAAATTACGAACTGGAAGCAAGTCGGCGGCGCTGACGCGGATATCGTCGTCATTACCCGCGCTTTCGGCTCCGGCACACGCGTTAACTACCAGGCCAAGGCTCTGGCAGGCGGCGATATTGTGAAGAAAGAGAAGAACTATAAAGAAGTTGGCTCCAGCGGCGATATGAAAACAGCAGTGGGAACGACTCCAAACGCTATCGGTTATATTGATTTGGTCTACGTTAGCGGCGACGTGAAGGCTGTGAAATTCAACGGCGTAGCGGCGACTACGGACAACGTCATTAACGGTTCCTACAAAATTTGGGCATATGGCTACTACATGACCAAAGGACAGCCGACTGGCGCCGTTAAAGCGTTCATCGACTATGTACAAAGCAAGAAGTTCCAACAGGGTTCGCTGAAAAAGCTCAAGTTCATTCCGATCTCGGCAATGAAGTAA
- a CDS encoding stalk domain-containing protein — MKRNQLLGVLMASALLVSAGEASVYAAAGPVSKPSSVKASVKATVKVKEGVKAWTVNGAQTTFKTVDAGGYKLYSISQLAASLGASIANESGSLVLKDKAGVHTIKLKAGSKSYTLDSVKHNFTTAPTVFGGKLYVELSAIVNGLGGELFGSPLQILGTARLQGEFDTIHWAADGTVLANLESETTQIYKFGANPGSFGLFSSDDKASDFAVSGDRRYGAFTDETGLLYVIDLTSGAVKPVGTDTSTKTDLTWSTDGKIIYFIQGDKQEKISQISVDTGAVTELLADKVENKSELHISADGKRAVYIVNITGTAKNDADSTEDSLTVDFSKAGEQLYQLDLSTKDAKPAALTTSDDNKLYPEIQADGTVVYLSADPEGKTVNTLKTVKPDGTTANIALDIEVNWAEAAAGGIIASGTAADGTSRIYSVTVSGSSQELFRTKADISEVAVSADGSKLAVIVGGKLVTIENGKSVQLTR, encoded by the coding sequence TTGAAAAGAAATCAGTTGTTAGGCGTACTGATGGCTTCGGCACTTCTGGTCTCGGCAGGCGAAGCAAGCGTGTACGCGGCGGCAGGACCGGTCAGCAAACCATCCTCCGTTAAAGCATCCGTTAAGGCGACGGTAAAAGTGAAAGAAGGAGTTAAGGCTTGGACGGTAAACGGAGCCCAAACCACTTTCAAAACGGTAGATGCCGGCGGATATAAGCTGTATTCCATCAGCCAACTGGCCGCTTCCCTCGGCGCAAGCATCGCTAATGAGTCGGGAAGCCTGGTGCTGAAGGACAAGGCGGGAGTACATACGATTAAATTGAAAGCCGGATCCAAGAGCTACACGCTCGACAGCGTAAAACACAATTTTACGACAGCACCGACCGTTTTCGGCGGCAAGCTGTACGTTGAACTTAGCGCAATCGTTAACGGTCTGGGCGGAGAGCTGTTCGGCAGCCCGCTGCAAATTCTTGGCACAGCGCGTCTGCAAGGCGAATTTGATACAATCCATTGGGCCGCTGACGGAACGGTTCTGGCGAACCTGGAAAGCGAAACGACGCAAATTTACAAGTTTGGGGCAAATCCGGGCAGCTTCGGATTGTTCTCGAGCGATGACAAAGCCTCGGATTTCGCAGTTTCGGGCGACCGTCGTTACGGTGCTTTCACCGATGAGACCGGCCTGCTGTACGTCATTGATTTGACTTCGGGTGCGGTGAAACCGGTCGGAACCGATACCTCCACCAAGACAGACCTTACCTGGTCGACGGACGGCAAGATCATCTATTTTATCCAAGGGGACAAGCAGGAGAAGATTTCCCAGATTTCGGTTGATACCGGCGCTGTAACGGAGCTGCTGGCCGATAAGGTGGAGAACAAATCCGAACTGCATATTTCCGCGGACGGAAAGAGAGCGGTCTACATCGTCAACATTACCGGAACCGCCAAAAATGACGCCGACAGCACGGAAGATTCCCTGACGGTCGACTTCAGCAAGGCGGGAGAGCAGCTGTATCAGCTTGACCTGTCCACAAAGGACGCGAAGCCGGCCGCTCTGACCACCTCGGACGACAATAAGCTGTATCCGGAAATTCAAGCTGACGGAACGGTGGTTTACTTGAGCGCAGACCCTGAAGGCAAAACGGTCAACACGCTGAAGACAGTGAAGCCGGACGGTACTACCGCCAATATTGCGCTGGATATCGAAGTGAACTGGGCTGAGGCCGCTGCCGGCGGAATTATCGCATCCGGAACGGCTGCTGACGGCACTTCCCGCATTTATTCCGTTACGGTATCCGGTTCTTCGCAAGAGCTGTTCCGCACCAAGGCCGACATTTCCGAAGTCGCGGTTTCCGCTGACGGAAGCAAGCTGGCTGTAATCGTAGGCGGCAAGCTGGTAACAATCGAGAACGGCAAGTCTGTGCAACTGACACGATAA
- a CDS encoding ABC transporter ATP-binding protein, with the protein MNREAPVIKVEHIRKAFGSKVVLEDISLEVHKAETFGLLGPSGSGKTTLVRLLTGIDEADSGEVHVLGVKVPKLSLLSQIGYMAQSDALYSELSAKENLEFFASLYGLKKEQRNRRIKEVMEIVGLEEHLRKRVDQYSGGMKRRLSLAIALLHEPPLLILDEPTVGIDPVLRMSIWKELRALNERGTTIVLTTHVMDEAEKCDRLGMIREGHLLAEDTPANLLRATGSSSIEEAFLYYGGVRP; encoded by the coding sequence ATGAACCGTGAAGCCCCGGTGATTAAAGTGGAGCATATTCGCAAAGCCTTCGGAAGCAAAGTTGTCCTGGAGGACATCAGCCTTGAGGTGCATAAAGCCGAGACCTTCGGCCTACTGGGCCCTTCGGGCTCTGGCAAGACGACGCTGGTCCGGCTGCTGACCGGAATCGATGAAGCCGACTCGGGGGAAGTCCATGTGCTAGGAGTGAAGGTTCCCAAGCTTTCGTTGCTTTCACAAATCGGCTATATGGCCCAATCCGACGCCTTGTACAGCGAGCTGAGCGCCAAGGAGAATCTGGAATTTTTCGCTTCGCTGTATGGATTGAAGAAAGAACAGAGAAACCGCCGAATTAAGGAAGTTATGGAGATTGTAGGTCTGGAAGAGCATCTTCGCAAAAGAGTCGATCAATACTCCGGGGGGATGAAACGCCGACTGTCGCTGGCCATCGCGCTGCTGCATGAACCGCCGCTGCTTATTCTGGATGAGCCGACGGTCGGGATCGATCCGGTGCTGCGAATGTCCATCTGGAAGGAGCTTAGAGCTCTGAATGAACGGGGAACGACCATAGTGCTGACGACCCACGTGATGGATGAAGCCGAAAAATGCGACCGGCTCGGCATGATCCGGGAAGGCCACCTGCTTGCTGAGGATACTCCCGCCAATCTGCTTCGGGCAACGGGTTCATCTTCTATAGAAGAAGCATTTTTATATTACGGAGGTGTGCGTCCATGA
- a CDS encoding ABC transporter permease, producing the protein MRIRALTLRILRQFIHDKRTMALMFAAPLLVLSLMSLVFGGNAYKPNIGVSGQAAVLSEALAKHDAKVVKYDSEEDGVQALKNGTIDAMITAGIGAPKVVLEGSNPTANRAVMQALEQATRDLGATGSAQAQGQKTQGQQGQQTQGQQAQGQQPQGQQPQGQQAQGQQAQGQQAQGQQVQGQQTQRQQVQPAAQPQISYLYGSADMKTIDRFGPIMIGVFVFFFVFLIAGVSFLRERTTGTLERLLATPLKRWEIVIGYVIGFGIFTVFQALLISWFSIQVLGIMMAGSFGYVLLITLLLSMTALTLGTLLSAFAGNELQMIQFIPLVIVPQIFLSGLFPLDTLPLWLQRIGYATPLYYGAQGMMDVMIRGKGWTAIETDVVVLIAFSLLFMILNVLALRKHRKM; encoded by the coding sequence ATGAGAATCCGCGCTCTTACGCTGCGTATCTTGCGGCAGTTCATTCACGACAAAAGAACGATGGCTCTGATGTTCGCCGCCCCCCTGCTCGTTCTCAGCCTGATGAGTCTCGTATTTGGCGGCAATGCCTATAAACCAAATATCGGCGTGTCGGGTCAAGCGGCCGTCCTGTCGGAAGCGCTGGCCAAACATGACGCCAAGGTTGTGAAGTATGACTCGGAGGAAGACGGAGTTCAGGCGCTGAAAAACGGAACGATCGACGCAATGATCACCGCGGGTATCGGCGCTCCGAAGGTCGTACTGGAAGGAAGCAATCCGACTGCCAATCGGGCCGTTATGCAGGCGCTGGAACAGGCGACAAGGGACCTGGGAGCAACCGGGTCAGCTCAGGCGCAGGGACAAAAGACACAAGGACAGCAGGGACAGCAAACGCAGGGACAGCAGGCTCAGGGACAGCAACCGCAGGGACAGCAACCGCAGGGACAGCAGGCTCAGGGACAGCAGGCTCAGGGACAACAGGCGCAGGGACAGCAGGTACAGGGACAGCAAACCCAGAGACAACAGGTGCAGCCTGCCGCCCAACCGCAAATCAGCTACCTGTACGGCTCCGCCGACATGAAGACCATCGACCGGTTCGGACCGATTATGATCGGCGTATTCGTCTTCTTTTTCGTCTTCCTGATTGCCGGGGTCTCCTTTCTTCGGGAACGGACGACAGGGACGCTGGAGCGCCTGCTCGCCACTCCGCTTAAACGGTGGGAAATCGTCATCGGCTATGTTATCGGCTTCGGTATTTTTACCGTGTTCCAGGCCCTGCTCATTTCCTGGTTCTCCATTCAGGTGCTGGGCATTATGATGGCCGGGAGCTTCGGCTATGTCCTGCTGATCACGCTGCTGCTGTCGATGACGGCTCTGACGCTAGGTACGCTGCTGTCGGCTTTCGCCGGGAACGAGCTACAGATGATTCAGTTCATCCCGCTTGTCATTGTGCCGCAGATTTTCCTGAGCGGACTGTTTCCGCTCGACACGCTTCCCCTGTGGCTTCAGCGGATCGGGTATGCCACTCCGTTATACTACGGGGCGCAAGGGATGATGGACGTGATGATCCGGGGCAAAGGCTGGACTGCGATTGAAACCGATGTGGTTGTGCTGATCGCTTTTTCGCTTCTGTTCATGATTCTGAACGTGCTGGCCCTCCGTAAACACCGCAAAATGTAA
- a CDS encoding TetR family transcriptional regulator → MMAEHFSADNNTEDWAQELLALGADEKMTPKQVAILQAAVDVFAEKGYAGTATSEIAQKAGVAEGTIFRYYKTKKDLLLSIVGPTMSRMLAPFVIRNFGNLLDKSFDSYEDFLRSLIRNRLEFARKNFKILQILIQEIPFHPSLRNQFMEDIMSKVFERISAQVEHFKQKGEIIDVPAPTVIRFTASAIIGYIMTRLLLQPDKEWNDEEEIELLIRLIKHGISADPGNSDV, encoded by the coding sequence ATGATGGCCGAACATTTTTCTGCCGACAACAATACGGAAGACTGGGCTCAGGAGCTGCTTGCCCTTGGCGCTGACGAGAAAATGACGCCGAAACAGGTTGCGATTTTGCAGGCGGCCGTGGATGTGTTTGCGGAAAAAGGGTACGCGGGCACGGCGACCAGTGAAATCGCACAGAAGGCCGGGGTGGCGGAGGGAACGATTTTTCGCTATTACAAGACCAAGAAGGATCTGCTGCTGTCCATTGTGGGGCCGACGATGAGCCGTATGCTCGCCCCTTTTGTCATAAGGAATTTTGGTAATTTGCTGGATAAATCTTTTGACAGTTACGAGGATTTTCTCCGCTCCCTGATCCGGAACCGGCTGGAATTTGCCCGGAAGAACTTTAAGATCCTGCAGATCCTCATTCAGGAAATTCCCTTTCATCCAAGCCTGCGCAATCAGTTCATGGAAGATATTATGAGCAAGGTTTTTGAAAGGATTTCCGCCCAAGTCGAGCACTTTAAGCAAAAAGGGGAAATTATCGACGTCCCGGCGCCGACCGTGATTCGTTTTACCGCATCCGCGATCATCGGCTACATCATGACCCGCCTGCTGCTGCAGCCCGACAAGGAATGGAACGACGAAGAAGAAATCGAGCTGCTGATCCGGCTCATTAAACACGGCATTTCGGCTGATCCCGGAAATTCGGACGTCTAA
- a CDS encoding YjcZ family sporulation protein gives MGEARDLGCMTSTSAILVLFILLVIITKAWCV, from the coding sequence GTGGGTGAAGCTAGAGACCTGGGCTGCATGACTTCGACAAGCGCGATTCTGGTACTGTTCATTCTGCTCGTGATCATTACTAAAGCTTGGTGTGTATAA
- a CDS encoding arginine--tRNA ligase, with protein sequence MLLSRIIQQAVEQSVIRVMECLGAEIPEGLTVAVEQPANPEHGDYSSNIAMQLARTLRKPPLVIAQLIREELEASGLAEGLLEKANTAAPGFLNVHIRWSAWAGHQFELPPAPGEKVIIEHTSVNPNKSMHIGHLRNSCIGDTLVRMLRRIGYTVEVHNYIDDLGNQLADTVVGLLNVPLSGEHVRFGDYCWDIYSAVNREYTVNPELAAKRAETLHELEEGTGNVAWLGSLTAERIVREHVEEMRPFGIEYDLLVWESSIVREGFWSAAFERLRETPYFYREMEGKLAGCWVLKQGTEPGVQDAEHTSDKVLVRSNGILTYTAKDIAYHLWKFGLLDKDFTYKKFTEGLYTTVQGGDHLPLGRADIVINVIDSRQEYPQTMVKEALRALGYSAQSDKLHHAGYGVVSLSPASAADLGIDISDGKASYAMSGRQGIGIKVSDLIYLMEDSIERTRADQSGLPSRDIAIAAIRYYLLRFNLGTEVVFDLRQATEISGNTGVYLMYSYARAVSVLAKAADITPEMAAEACACIPDPMEKAEAALLRHIAFWPDTLDAAVRELAPNAVCGYAHTLATLFNNFYSACPILKAEPKRLRFRLWLARKFADTLKDALDVLGLPAPDRL encoded by the coding sequence ATGTTATTAAGCCGGATCATTCAGCAAGCGGTGGAGCAAAGCGTTATACGGGTCATGGAGTGTCTTGGGGCGGAGATTCCCGAAGGGTTGACCGTGGCCGTGGAGCAGCCGGCGAACCCGGAGCACGGTGATTATTCAAGCAATATTGCCATGCAGCTTGCCAGAACTCTGCGGAAACCGCCGCTTGTCATTGCTCAGCTGATCCGGGAAGAACTGGAGGCATCGGGTCTGGCGGAAGGCTTGCTGGAAAAAGCGAACACGGCCGCTCCAGGCTTTCTCAACGTTCATATCCGCTGGAGCGCGTGGGCCGGACACCAATTCGAGCTTCCTCCGGCGCCAGGGGAAAAAGTGATCATCGAGCATACCTCCGTCAATCCTAACAAATCGATGCACATTGGCCACCTTCGGAATTCCTGCATCGGCGACACGCTCGTGCGCATGTTAAGAAGAATCGGATATACGGTCGAGGTCCACAACTATATCGATGACCTGGGCAACCAGCTGGCGGATACCGTCGTCGGTCTGCTGAATGTGCCTTTAAGCGGTGAGCATGTCCGGTTCGGTGATTACTGCTGGGACATCTACTCGGCGGTGAACCGGGAATATACCGTGAATCCGGAGCTGGCGGCCAAACGCGCCGAAACGCTGCATGAGCTGGAGGAAGGGACGGGAAATGTCGCATGGCTCGGCAGCCTGACCGCCGAACGGATCGTTCGGGAGCATGTGGAGGAGATGAGGCCGTTCGGCATCGAATACGATCTGCTCGTCTGGGAAAGCAGCATTGTCCGGGAAGGATTCTGGTCAGCGGCGTTTGAGCGGCTGCGGGAGACGCCTTATTTTTACCGGGAAATGGAAGGCAAGCTCGCGGGCTGTTGGGTGCTGAAGCAGGGAACGGAACCGGGAGTGCAGGATGCCGAGCACACCTCGGATAAGGTGCTGGTGCGTTCGAACGGGATTTTGACCTACACGGCCAAGGATATTGCCTACCATCTCTGGAAATTCGGGCTGCTGGACAAGGATTTCACCTATAAAAAATTTACAGAAGGGCTGTATACGACGGTACAAGGGGGAGATCATCTCCCGCTCGGCAGAGCAGATATCGTCATTAATGTCATTGATTCCAGACAGGAATATCCCCAGACAATGGTTAAAGAGGCGCTCCGAGCGCTCGGATATTCAGCTCAGTCGGATAAGCTCCACCATGCGGGATACGGCGTCGTTTCTCTTAGTCCCGCTTCAGCCGCCGATCTCGGCATCGATATTTCGGACGGGAAAGCCTCATACGCCATGTCGGGGCGTCAGGGCATAGGCATCAAGGTGAGTGATCTGATTTATCTTATGGAGGACAGCATTGAGCGGACCCGCGCCGATCAAAGCGGACTTCCCAGCCGGGACATCGCTATTGCCGCGATCCGTTACTACCTGCTGCGCTTCAACCTCGGCACCGAGGTCGTGTTCGATCTGCGTCAAGCGACGGAAATATCCGGCAACACCGGCGTGTATTTGATGTACTCCTATGCTCGCGCGGTCAGCGTTCTGGCGAAAGCCGCGGATATCACGCCGGAAATGGCGGCAGAAGCTTGTGCTTGCATACCGGACCCAATGGAAAAAGCCGAGGCCGCGCTGCTGCGGCATATCGCTTTTTGGCCCGACACGCTCGATGCGGCCGTACGGGAGCTGGCGCCGAATGCGGTCTGCGGTTATGCGCACACGCTCGCCACGCTGTTCAATAATTTCTACTCCGCCTGCCCGATCCTGAAGGCCGAGCCCAAGCGGCTGCGCTTCAGACTCTGGCTGGCCCGGAAATTCGCCGACACGCTGAAGGACGCGCTGGATGTGCTGGGCCTGCCCGCGCCTGATCGGCTGTAG